One genomic segment of Burkholderia pyrrocinia includes these proteins:
- a CDS encoding ABC transporter ATP-binding protein, which produces MTRSTAALAARGLTVGYRDHVVIDGLDLSIAAGRVTALCGPNGCGKSTLLRTLAGLQPARAGHVEVDGKPLASFRRRALARELTMLAQFNQIPSGLTVRELVAYGRYAYGGFLRGLSRADHAAIDEALETSGLADDAGRDVGALSGGERQRAWIAMALAQQAPIVLLDEPTTYLDIHHQLDILDALRALNRARGLTIVWVLHDLNQAAAYSDEIVLMRAGRLVAQGSPDAMLDPARLRAAFGVEMLKLAHPQTGAPMCVPAYGPSTTGTPQAAGVFDRDLAV; this is translated from the coding sequence ATGACGCGTAGTACCGCCGCGCTTGCCGCGCGCGGGTTGACGGTGGGTTATCGCGACCATGTCGTGATCGACGGGCTGGACCTGTCGATCGCGGCCGGCCGCGTGACCGCGCTGTGCGGGCCGAACGGCTGCGGCAAGAGCACGCTGCTGCGCACGCTCGCGGGCCTGCAGCCCGCGCGTGCCGGCCATGTCGAAGTCGACGGCAAGCCGCTCGCGTCGTTTCGCCGTCGCGCGCTCGCGCGCGAGCTGACGATGCTCGCGCAGTTCAACCAGATTCCGTCGGGCCTCACGGTGCGCGAACTCGTCGCGTACGGACGCTATGCGTACGGCGGCTTCCTGCGCGGGCTGTCGCGGGCCGACCATGCGGCGATCGACGAGGCGCTCGAGACGAGCGGCCTCGCCGACGACGCGGGCCGCGACGTCGGCGCGCTGTCTGGCGGCGAACGCCAGCGCGCGTGGATCGCGATGGCGCTCGCGCAGCAGGCGCCGATCGTGCTGCTCGACGAACCGACGACCTATCTCGACATCCATCACCAGCTCGACATCCTCGATGCGCTGCGTGCACTGAACCGCGCGCGCGGCCTGACGATCGTGTGGGTGCTGCACGACCTGAACCAGGCGGCCGCGTACAGCGACGAGATCGTGCTGATGCGCGCGGGCCGCCTCGTCGCGCAGGGCTCGCCCGACGCGATGCTCGATCCGGCGCGGTTGCGCGCGGCGTTCGGCGTCGAGATGCTGAAGCTCGCGCATCCGCAGACGGGCGCGCCGATGTGCGTGCCGGCCTACGGGCCGTCCACGACCGGCACGCCGCAGGCGGCCGGTGTATTCGACCGGGATCTCGCCGTATGA
- a CDS encoding TauD/TfdA family dioxygenase gives MTLLSLPTLDDLRIEPGLPTVVSPRGSDGMSIDDVAPLAREIAADTLERAGGVLFTGFHVPSIDAFQQFAASFGDPLIGYEYASTPRSQVEGAVYTSTEYPPHRAIPLHNEQSYTREWPLRIWFHCALAAPKGGATPIADSRAVYRALDPALIARFERRELLYVRNFGQGLDLPWQQSFGTDEPAEVERMCAARGIECTWRTDDDGELLLRTRERCQAVARHPRTGDRVWFNQANLFHLSALDDDMQEALVDAVGLENVPRNVYYGDGEPLEADALAQIRGVLDQQRIVFPWRTGDVLMLDNMLTAHARDPFEGPRKVVVAMAQSYTVPRATERRTDDA, from the coding sequence ATGACCCTGCTTTCGTTGCCGACGCTCGACGATCTGCGTATCGAGCCGGGGCTGCCCACCGTCGTGTCGCCGCGCGGCAGCGACGGCATGTCGATCGACGACGTCGCGCCGCTGGCGCGCGAGATCGCGGCCGACACGCTCGAACGGGCGGGCGGCGTGCTGTTCACGGGCTTTCACGTGCCGTCGATCGATGCGTTCCAGCAGTTCGCGGCGTCGTTCGGCGATCCGCTGATCGGCTATGAATACGCGTCGACGCCGCGCAGCCAGGTCGAAGGCGCCGTTTACACGTCGACCGAATACCCGCCGCACCGCGCGATTCCGCTGCACAACGAGCAGTCGTATACGCGCGAATGGCCGCTGCGGATCTGGTTCCACTGCGCGCTCGCGGCGCCGAAGGGCGGCGCGACGCCGATCGCGGACAGCCGCGCCGTGTACCGCGCGCTCGATCCGGCGCTCATCGCACGCTTCGAGCGGCGCGAGCTGCTGTACGTGCGCAATTTCGGACAGGGCCTCGACCTGCCGTGGCAGCAGTCGTTCGGCACCGACGAGCCGGCCGAGGTCGAGCGGATGTGCGCGGCGCGCGGCATCGAATGCACATGGCGCACCGACGACGACGGCGAACTGCTGCTGCGCACGCGCGAACGCTGCCAGGCGGTTGCGCGCCATCCGCGCACCGGCGATCGCGTGTGGTTCAACCAGGCGAACCTGTTTCACCTGTCGGCGCTCGACGACGACATGCAGGAAGCGCTCGTCGACGCGGTCGGGCTCGAGAACGTGCCGCGCAACGTGTACTACGGCGACGGCGAACCGCTCGAGGCCGATGCGCTCGCCCAGATTCGCGGCGTGCTCGACCAGCAGCGCATCGTGTTCCCGTGGCGCACGGGCGACGTGCTGATGCTCGACAACATGCTGACCGCGCATGCGCGCGATCCGTTCGAAGGGCCGCGCAAGGTCGTCGTCGCAATGGCGCAGAGTTACACGGTCCCGCGGGCGACCGAACGGAGGACCGATGACGCGTAG
- a CDS encoding MbtH family protein, translating to MTQATTPSADTDDLVYTVVINDEEQYSIWPTFRPVPAGWREVGVRGPKADCLAHIESVWTDMRPASLRRAMDGERAS from the coding sequence ATGACGCAAGCCACGACGCCTTCCGCCGACACCGACGATCTCGTTTACACGGTCGTCATCAACGACGAAGAACAGTATTCGATCTGGCCGACGTTCCGGCCCGTGCCGGCCGGCTGGCGCGAGGTCGGCGTGCGCGGCCCGAAGGCCGATTGTCTCGCGCACATCGAGTCCGTCTGGACCGACATGCGCCCCGCGAGCCTGCGCCGCGCAATGGACGGCGAGCGCGCGTCGTGA
- a CDS encoding RNA polymerase factor sigma-70: MAMAEVLDRPAAATANPFLDSYPDLPPRAAPRARRAAAPHAQGALLDVLISHRAMLVNVARGFVGCASRAEDVVHDVFVKLVEFPNQDAVRQPVAYVTRMVRNASIDACRRQSLENVYHTEEDDGFDVPSPEPTPEAALMTRDTLRRVWAALDDLPARSRAAFEMVRLREETLQTAARALNVSQTLVHFMVRDAERHCAECLDACYRGVACPVFLSGRAQRR, from the coding sequence ATGGCCATGGCGGAAGTGCTCGACCGACCGGCGGCGGCAACGGCGAACCCGTTCCTCGACAGTTATCCAGACCTGCCGCCGCGCGCCGCGCCGCGTGCGCGCCGTGCCGCGGCGCCCCACGCGCAGGGCGCGCTGCTCGACGTGCTGATCTCGCATCGCGCGATGCTCGTCAATGTCGCGCGCGGCTTCGTCGGCTGCGCGAGCCGCGCCGAGGACGTCGTGCACGACGTTTTCGTGAAGCTCGTCGAATTCCCGAACCAGGACGCGGTGCGCCAGCCGGTCGCGTACGTGACGCGGATGGTGCGCAATGCGTCGATCGACGCGTGCCGCCGGCAGAGTCTCGAGAACGTCTATCACACGGAAGAGGACGACGGCTTCGACGTGCCGTCGCCCGAGCCGACGCCGGAAGCCGCGCTGATGACGCGCGATACGCTGCGGCGCGTATGGGCCGCGCTCGACGACCTGCCGGCGCGCAGCCGCGCGGCATTCGAGATGGTGCGGCTGCGCGAGGAGACGCTGCAGACCGCGGCGCGCGCACTGAACGTGTCGCAGACGCTCGTGCATTTCATGGTGCGCGACGCGGAGCGCCACTGCGCCGAATGCCTCGACGCGTGCTATCGCGGCGTCGCGTGCCCGGTCTTCCTGAGCGGCCGCGCGCAGCGCCGGTAA
- a CDS encoding HHHH-motif protein, whose product MKTLLKSLAVAAVAAAMLVPAIAEAHQHRECRFDHHHHKVCRWVR is encoded by the coding sequence ATGAAAACGCTACTGAAATCGCTCGCCGTCGCGGCCGTCGCCGCCGCCATGCTCGTGCCGGCCATCGCCGAAGCGCATCAGCACCGCGAGTGCCGCTTCGATCATCACCATCACAAGGTGTGTCGCTGGGTGCGGTAA
- a CDS encoding fimbrial protein, producing MSGARRNAIASRLPAWLRWCVLALFVALAQPAWALKCIADNGGMSLTESIGNVASYPTDAQDGYVIWVSPPRTTTGYCYKDIGGLQNFREQVYFYANPERQNPAAWGLEIGIRFEGTDYYGRSSQPGNGIGTNRYVEICKLNDRQVDAGLCDKWPINITYQVVVRKRGAWVRPPSDIYAVFQFDGERGLNSKGSFRYKLSGLQNLKPTPCMIDVKVTPEPGIVKFGQVQATGNGFSPAVPRKSFSLALTKQCSVPVRVDGYFETSQTVQNGLLVPDPKSNFGIGIEDRNGTAIPFNQQFVLAQMPGNVNLQSVTLDAVLKAFGPPKIGPFNGTATIRLFIY from the coding sequence ATGAGCGGGGCGCGACGAAACGCAATCGCGTCGCGGCTGCCCGCTTGGCTCAGGTGGTGCGTGCTCGCGCTGTTCGTTGCACTGGCGCAGCCGGCGTGGGCGCTGAAATGTATCGCGGACAACGGTGGCATGTCGCTGACCGAATCGATCGGCAATGTCGCGTCATATCCGACCGACGCACAGGACGGATACGTGATCTGGGTGTCGCCGCCGCGCACGACGACCGGCTATTGCTACAAGGACATCGGCGGCTTGCAGAACTTCCGCGAGCAGGTCTACTTCTACGCGAACCCGGAACGACAGAATCCCGCTGCATGGGGGCTCGAAATCGGCATTCGCTTCGAGGGTACCGACTACTACGGACGTAGCAGCCAGCCGGGCAACGGCATCGGAACGAACCGCTATGTGGAAATCTGCAAGCTGAACGATCGACAGGTCGATGCCGGGCTGTGCGACAAGTGGCCCATCAACATCACCTATCAGGTGGTCGTGCGCAAAAGGGGCGCGTGGGTGAGGCCACCGTCGGATATCTACGCGGTGTTCCAGTTCGACGGCGAGCGCGGACTGAACAGCAAGGGAAGTTTCCGCTACAAGCTGAGCGGTTTGCAGAATCTCAAGCCGACGCCGTGCATGATTGACGTGAAGGTCACGCCGGAACCGGGCATCGTGAAGTTCGGCCAGGTCCAGGCGACGGGCAACGGTTTTTCGCCCGCGGTGCCGCGCAAGTCGTTCAGCCTCGCGCTGACCAAGCAGTGCAGCGTGCCGGTGCGCGTGGACGGCTATTTCGAAACATCGCAGACCGTGCAGAACGGGCTGCTCGTGCCCGATCCGAAGAGCAATTTCGGTATCGGCATCGAGGATCGGAACGGCACGGCGATCCCGTTCAACCAGCAGTTCGTTCTCGCGCAGATGCCGGGCAACGTGAACCTCCAGAGCGTGACGCTCGATGCGGTGCTGAAGGCGTTCGGGCCACCGAAGATCGGGCCGTTCAACGGCACGGCGACGATTCGGTTGTTTATCTATTGA
- a CDS encoding fimbrial biogenesis chaperone yields the protein MKNSFSLSFLRRASCVFATAGALLAGAAHAAIVPDRTRVIFNEGEQAAIVTITNKSTTYPYLVQSWLEDAKGNKITSPLMVVPPLQRIEANERNVLRIAKLPGTELPADRETVFYLNIREVPPKTDTPNTLQIALHTQMKLFYRPKAVQPARDEDWTLPMTLRVDAAAHKLVFDNPTPYHVTVVDVSSGAQKTPVPLEPVMVSPMSTADVPFKAATPSTLFVTHIDDFGGQVAVEYACDAGACKSVKK from the coding sequence ATGAAAAACTCTTTTTCCCTTTCCTTCCTGCGCCGCGCGTCATGCGTGTTCGCAACCGCCGGCGCGCTGCTCGCGGGCGCCGCGCATGCGGCGATCGTGCCGGACCGCACGCGCGTGATCTTCAACGAAGGCGAACAGGCCGCGATCGTCACGATCACCAACAAGAGCACGACGTATCCGTATCTCGTGCAGTCGTGGCTCGAGGACGCGAAGGGCAACAAGATTACGTCGCCGCTGATGGTCGTGCCGCCGCTGCAGCGCATCGAGGCGAACGAGCGCAACGTGCTGCGGATCGCGAAGCTGCCGGGCACCGAACTGCCGGCCGATCGCGAGACGGTGTTCTACCTGAACATCCGCGAAGTGCCGCCGAAGACCGACACGCCGAACACGCTGCAGATCGCGCTGCATACGCAGATGAAGCTGTTCTACCGGCCGAAGGCCGTGCAGCCCGCGCGCGACGAGGACTGGACGCTGCCGATGACGCTGCGTGTCGACGCGGCCGCGCACAAGCTGGTGTTCGACAACCCGACGCCGTATCACGTGACGGTCGTCGACGTGAGCTCGGGCGCGCAGAAGACCCCGGTGCCGCTGGAGCCGGTGATGGTGAGCCCGATGAGCACGGCCGACGTGCCGTTCAAGGCCGCGACGCCGTCGACGCTGTTCGTCACGCATATCGACGACTTCGGTGGCCAGGTGGCGGTCGAGTATGCGTGCGACGCGGGTGCTTGCAAGAGCGTGAAGAAATGA
- a CDS encoding fimbria/pilus outer membrane usher protein, with the protein MLVVGSQSHATEFNSSFLDIDGTSNVDLSQFSQADFTLPGEYMLDVQVNDLFYGLQAIEFIAVDASGAGKPCLRPELVAQFGLKPSLAKDLPRFQGGRCVDLGAIEGATVRYLKSDGRLKITIPQAALEFSDSTYLPPERWSEGIPGAMLDYRVIANTNRNFGAGGGQTNSIQAYGTIGANWDAWRFRGDYQAQSNVGNTAYADRTFRFSRLYAFRALPSIQSTVTFGDDYLSSDIFDTFALTGASMRSDDRMLPPSLRGYAPLISGVARTNATVTVSQAGRVLYVTRVSPGAFALQNINTSVQGTLDVAVEEEDGSVQRFQVTTAAVPFLARTGQLRYKAAVGKPRRFGGAGITPFFGFGEAAYGLPLDFTVYGGFIAASGYTSIALGVGRDFGTFGALSADVTHARARLWWNGATRNGNSYRVNYSKHFDVLDADVRFFGYRFSEREYTNFAQFTGDPTAYGLANSKQRYSATMSKRFGDTSTYFSYDQTTYWARSSEQRVGLTLTRAFSIGTLRNLNVSVSAFRTQSAGASGNQFSVTATLPIGGRHTVTSNLTTGSGSTSVNAGYIYDDPDGRTYQVNAGATDGRASANASFRQRTSAYQLTAQASTLANAYAAASLEVDGSFVATQHGVSAHANGNAGDTRLLVSTDGVRDVPLSGTLTHTDSRGYAVLDGISPYNVYDATVNVEKLPLEVQVSNPIQRMVLTDGAIGFVKFTAARGSNLYLTLTDPAGKPLPFGASVQDAANGKELGIVGESGAAFLTQVQPKSSLAVRAGERTLCTVDALPNQLQLEGTPIPVTCQTPGESHAAAARVER; encoded by the coding sequence GTGCTGGTCGTCGGCAGCCAGAGCCATGCGACGGAATTCAATTCGTCGTTCCTCGACATCGACGGGACGAGCAATGTCGACCTGTCGCAGTTCTCGCAGGCCGACTTCACGCTGCCGGGCGAGTACATGCTCGATGTGCAGGTCAACGACCTGTTCTACGGGCTGCAGGCCATCGAGTTCATCGCGGTCGACGCGTCCGGCGCGGGCAAGCCGTGCCTGCGGCCGGAGCTGGTCGCGCAGTTCGGGCTGAAGCCGTCGCTCGCGAAGGACCTGCCACGCTTCCAGGGTGGACGCTGCGTCGACCTCGGCGCGATCGAGGGGGCGACCGTGCGTTACCTGAAGAGCGACGGGCGGCTCAAGATCACGATTCCGCAGGCCGCGCTCGAATTCAGCGATTCGACCTACCTGCCGCCGGAGCGCTGGTCCGAAGGGATCCCCGGCGCGATGCTCGACTATCGCGTGATCGCGAACACCAATCGCAACTTCGGTGCGGGCGGCGGGCAGACGAATTCGATCCAGGCCTACGGGACGATCGGCGCGAACTGGGATGCATGGCGCTTTCGCGGCGACTACCAGGCGCAGTCGAACGTGGGCAACACGGCGTACGCGGACCGCACGTTCCGCTTCAGCCGGCTTTACGCATTTCGCGCGCTGCCGTCGATCCAGTCGACGGTGACATTCGGCGACGACTACCTGAGCTCCGACATTTTCGACACGTTCGCGCTGACGGGCGCGTCGATGCGCAGCGACGACCGCATGCTGCCGCCTTCGCTGCGCGGCTATGCGCCGCTGATCTCGGGCGTCGCGCGCACCAACGCGACCGTGACCGTGTCGCAGGCCGGCCGCGTGCTGTACGTGACACGCGTGTCGCCGGGCGCGTTCGCGCTGCAGAACATCAACACGAGCGTGCAGGGCACGCTCGACGTGGCCGTCGAAGAAGAAGACGGCAGCGTGCAGCGCTTCCAGGTGACGACGGCCGCCGTGCCGTTCCTCGCGCGCACCGGGCAATTGCGCTACAAGGCCGCCGTCGGCAAGCCGCGCCGGTTCGGCGGCGCCGGCATCACGCCGTTCTTCGGCTTCGGCGAAGCCGCGTACGGCCTGCCGCTGGACTTCACCGTATACGGCGGTTTCATCGCCGCGTCGGGCTATACGTCGATCGCGCTCGGCGTCGGCCGCGATTTCGGCACCTTCGGCGCGCTGTCGGCCGACGTCACGCATGCGCGGGCGCGCCTGTGGTGGAACGGCGCGACGCGCAACGGCAACTCGTATCGCGTCAACTATTCGAAGCACTTCGACGTGCTCGACGCCGATGTGCGCTTCTTCGGTTACCGTTTTTCGGAGCGCGAATACACGAACTTCGCGCAGTTCACGGGCGACCCGACCGCGTACGGCCTCGCCAACAGCAAGCAACGCTACTCGGCCACGATGTCGAAGCGCTTCGGCGACACATCGACCTATTTCTCGTACGACCAGACGACCTACTGGGCGCGTTCGTCCGAGCAGCGCGTCGGTCTCACGCTGACGCGCGCGTTCTCGATCGGCACGCTGCGCAACCTGAACGTCAGCGTGTCGGCATTTCGCACGCAGAGCGCGGGCGCGAGCGGCAACCAGTTCTCGGTTACCGCGACGCTGCCGATCGGCGGCCGCCACACCGTCACGTCGAACCTGACGACGGGCAGCGGCAGCACGAGCGTGAACGCGGGTTATATCTACGACGATCCGGACGGCCGCACCTACCAGGTCAATGCGGGCGCGACCGACGGCCGCGCGTCGGCGAACGCGAGCTTCCGCCAGCGCACGTCGGCGTACCAGCTCACGGCGCAGGCGTCGACGCTCGCCAATGCGTATGCGGCCGCGTCGCTCGAAGTCGACGGCTCGTTCGTCGCGACGCAGCACGGCGTGTCCGCGCATGCGAACGGCAACGCGGGCGATACGCGGCTGCTGGTGTCGACCGACGGCGTGCGCGACGTGCCGCTGTCCGGCACGCTCACGCATACCGATTCGCGCGGCTATGCGGTACTCGACGGCATCTCGCCGTACAACGTGTACGACGCGACCGTCAACGTCGAGAAGCTGCCGCTCGAAGTGCAGGTGTCGAACCCGATCCAGCGCATGGTGCTGACCGACGGCGCGATCGGCTTCGTGAAGTTCACCGCCGCGCGCGGCAGCAACCTGTACCTGACGCTGACCGACCCGGCCGGCAAGCCGCTGCCGTTCGGTGCGTCGGTGCAGGACGCGGCAAACGGCAAGGAACTCGGCATCGTCGGCGAGAGCGGTGCGGCGTTCCTGACGCAGGTTCAGCCGAAGTCGTCGCTCGCGGTGCGCGCGGGCGAACGCACGCTCTGCACGGTCGATGCGCTGCCGAACCAGCTCCAACTCGAAGGCACGCCGATTCCCGTGACGTGCCAGACGCCCGGCGAGTCGCACGCAGCGGCCGCGCGGGTCGAACGATGA
- a CDS encoding fimbrial protein: MKKSLLTAVALAALSTSAFAAGTGTINFTGEIVAGACGIDSNSDNQTVHLGKVPTHTFKQAGDKSRSVPFDIKLTDCDTSISNKALFTFTGTSNAAQPKLIATIGSATNVGIRLQSASGEDLDNGVEQAAATMLSNGDNVVRFAARYEATAAGVTPGTADGVANFTVRYQ, translated from the coding sequence ATGAAGAAATCCCTCCTGACCGCTGTCGCACTCGCGGCCCTGTCGACCTCGGCCTTCGCAGCAGGCACCGGCACGATCAACTTCACCGGCGAGATCGTCGCGGGCGCATGCGGTATCGATTCGAATTCGGATAACCAGACCGTGCACCTCGGCAAGGTGCCGACCCACACGTTCAAGCAAGCCGGCGACAAGTCCCGCTCGGTTCCCTTCGACATCAAGCTGACCGACTGCGACACCAGCATCTCGAACAAGGCACTGTTCACGTTCACGGGCACGTCGAACGCAGCGCAGCCGAAGCTGATCGCCACGATCGGCTCTGCGACCAACGTCGGCATCCGCCTGCAGAGCGCGTCGGGTGAAGACCTCGACAACGGCGTCGAGCAAGCTGCGGCGACCATGCTGTCGAACGGCGACAACGTCGTGCGATTCGCGGCACGCTACGAAGCGACGGCAGCCGGCGTGACGCCGGGTACCGCCGACGGCGTCGCGAACTTCACGGTCCGCTACCAGTAA
- a CDS encoding efflux transporter outer membrane subunit, which yields MFALNARAALRAPLALAAALALAGCSLAPRYERPAAPVPATYVPADGSIAPAAEPAAAADAALLDDWHAYFTDPALQAWIDAALANNRDLRIAAGRVDEARALYGVQRADLMPSVDANLGYERARQYDPVVRESAISGLYRAGVGVSAYELDLFGRVRNLSDAALAEYFATADAQRTVRIGVIAEVAGAYVSERSLHEQLALAQRTLDARERIAALTQRRYAAGTSDAIELRSAEMLVASARASQAALQREHAQAVRALQLLAGDFARNVPGDATALDTLSIAPVAPGAPSALLERRPDIRQAEARLKAANAQIGAARAAFFPRIALTTDYGSVSDAFSSLFAGGTSVWTFAPRITLPIFAGGRNRANLDVASARKHIAVAEYEKTVQTAFREVADAFAARDWIDRQLAAQQDVYTADGARLKLAERRYAGGVATYLELLDAQRSTYESGQELIRLKQLRLANAIALYRALGGGWAPASAAAEVAASA from the coding sequence ATGTTTGCGCTGAATGCACGCGCTGCGCTGCGGGCGCCGCTCGCGCTGGCCGCCGCGCTCGCGCTCGCCGGCTGCTCGCTCGCGCCGCGCTACGAGCGGCCGGCGGCGCCCGTGCCGGCGACCTATGTACCGGCCGACGGCAGCATCGCGCCGGCTGCCGAACCGGCTGCGGCAGCCGATGCCGCGCTGCTCGACGACTGGCATGCGTATTTCACCGATCCGGCGCTGCAGGCGTGGATCGACGCGGCGCTCGCGAACAACCGCGACCTGCGGATCGCGGCCGGCCGGGTCGACGAGGCGCGTGCGCTGTACGGCGTGCAGCGCGCGGACCTGATGCCGTCGGTCGATGCGAATCTCGGCTATGAACGTGCGCGCCAGTACGACCCGGTCGTGCGCGAAAGCGCGATCAGCGGGCTGTATCGTGCGGGCGTCGGCGTCAGCGCGTACGAACTCGACCTGTTCGGTCGCGTGCGCAATCTGTCTGACGCCGCGCTCGCCGAATATTTCGCGACGGCCGACGCGCAGCGCACGGTCCGCATCGGCGTGATCGCCGAAGTGGCCGGTGCATACGTATCGGAGCGCTCGCTGCACGAGCAGCTCGCGCTGGCGCAGCGCACGCTCGACGCGCGCGAGCGCATCGCCGCGCTCACGCAGCGCCGCTATGCGGCCGGCACGAGCGACGCGATCGAGCTGCGTTCGGCCGAGATGCTGGTGGCGTCCGCGCGTGCGTCGCAGGCCGCGCTGCAGCGCGAGCATGCGCAGGCCGTGCGGGCGCTGCAATTGCTCGCGGGCGATTTCGCGCGCAACGTGCCCGGCGACGCGACCGCGCTCGACACGCTGTCGATCGCGCCCGTGGCGCCCGGCGCACCGAGCGCGCTGCTCGAACGGCGGCCGGACATCCGGCAGGCCGAGGCGCGGCTCAAGGCTGCGAATGCGCAGATCGGCGCCGCACGCGCGGCGTTCTTCCCGCGTATCGCACTGACGACCGACTACGGCTCGGTCAGCGACGCGTTCTCGAGCCTGTTCGCGGGCGGCACGAGCGTGTGGACGTTCGCGCCGCGCATCACGCTGCCGATCTTCGCGGGCGGACGCAATCGCGCGAACCTCGACGTCGCGAGCGCGCGCAAGCACATCGCGGTCGCCGAATACGAGAAGACCGTGCAGACCGCGTTCCGCGAAGTGGCCGACGCATTCGCCGCGCGCGACTGGATCGATCGCCAGCTCGCCGCGCAGCAGGATGTGTATACGGCGGACGGCGCGCGGCTGAAGCTCGCGGAGCGTCGTTATGCGGGCGGCGTCGCGACATATCTCGAACTGCTCGACGCGCAGCGCAGCACGTACGAGTCCGGGCAGGAGCTGATCCGGCTCAAGCAGCTCAGGCTCGCGAACGCGATCGCGCTGTATCGGGCGCTCGGCGGCGGCTGGGCGCCGGCATCGGCTGCGGCGGAGGTCGCGGCTTCCGCGTGA